A single Equus asinus isolate D_3611 breed Donkey chromosome 21, EquAss-T2T_v2, whole genome shotgun sequence DNA region contains:
- the TMPPE gene encoding transmembrane protein with metallophosphoesterase domain, with translation MAIFRQLSLGMKAALAAGTVFVSMIVSRSYLAGSLELRAWRWLLRLQLALFANSLMLIGSHYIWCSAVSNLSHSSAAESACFQLWKMAVVTFLALAHSSFFTMLFLVAEEPYLFSLAAYSCLGAYIIMVFFLCTLSGMEQACQLLAWRSGRVVSSLDKTRKLALRPALAVVVTVVLSVVGLLNAAQPPAVKTVEVPIHQLPPSMDNLKIVLLSDIHLGPTVGRTKMEMFVRMVNMLEPDVTVIVGDLCDSEASTLRTAVAPLGQLHSRLGTYFVTGNHEYYTSDVSNWFALLESLNVKPLHNENVKISAIRAQHGGGEDGDWICLAGVDDIEADVLHYSGHGMDLDKALGGCSPDHTTILLAHQPLAAKRALQARPDINLILSGHTHAGQIFPLNVAAYLLNPFFAGLYQVAQTTFVYVSPGTAYYGIPMRLGSRAEITELILQRAP, from the coding sequence ATGGCGATCTTCAGGCAGCTGTCCTTGGGCATGAAGGCCGCTCTGGCTGCTGGCACTGTCTTCGTGTCCATGATTGTCTCCCGCTCTTATTTGGCGGGGAGCCTTGAGCTCAGGGCCTGGCGTTGGCTGTTGCGCTTGCAGCTGGCCCTGTTTGCCAACTCACTCATGCTTATAGGCTCCCACTACATCTGGTGTAGTGCAGTCAGCAACCTCAGCCATTCCTCAGCTGCAGAGTCGGCCTGTTTTCAGCTTTGGAAGATGGCTGTTGTGACATTTCTGGCCCTGGCCCATTCCAGTTTCTTCACCATGCTCTTTTTAGTGGCCGAGGAGCCCTATCTCTTTTCCTTGGCAGCCTACTCCTGCCTCGGGGCGTACATCATCATGGTCTTCTTCCTCTGTACCCTCAGTGGCATGGAGCAGGCCTGTCAGCTCCTGGCCTGGCGCAGTGGTCGAGTCGTGAGCAGCCTTGACAAGACAAGGAAGCTGGCACTCAGGCCAGCCCTGGCCGTGGTGGTGACCGTTGTGCTCAGTGTGGTCGGGCTTCTGAATgctgcccagcccccagctgtGAAAACAGTGGAGGTGCCCATCCATCAGCTGCCCCCCTCTATGGACAACCTCAAGATAGTGCTCCTCTCAGACATTCACTTGGGTCCCACCGTGGGCAGGACCAAGATGGAGATGTTCGTGAGGATGGTGAACATGCTGGAACCAGATGTCACGGTGATCGTGGGTGACCTCTGTGATTCAGAAGCCTCAACCCTCCGGACCGCTGTCGCTCCTTTGGGCCAGCTTCATTCACGCCTCGGCACCTACTTCGTCACAGGCAATCACGAGTACTACACATCAGATGTCAGCAACTGGTTTGCGCTGCTGGAATCCCTGAATGTCAAGCCCCTTCACAATGAGAATGTGAAGATTTCTGCCATCCGGGCCCAACatggtggtggtgaggatggCGACTGGATCTGCTTGGCTGGGGTGGACGATATTGAAGCAGATGTCTTGCACTACTCTGGCCACGGCATGGATCTCGACAAGGCCCTGGGGGGCTGTAGCCCAGACCACACCACCATCTTGCTAGCTCACCAGCCCCTGGCTGCCAAGAGAGCCCTTCAAGCTCGGCCAGATATTAACTTGATCCTTTCTGGGCACACGCATgctgggcaaatcttccccttGAACGTGGCAGCCTATCTCCTGAACCCCTTCTTTGCTGGTCTCTACCAAGTGGCCCAGACTACGTTTGTATATGTCAGCCCAGGCACGGCCTACTATGGGATACCCATGAGATTGGGTAGCAGGGCGGAGATTACGGAGCTCATCTTGCAGCGAGCTCCCTGA